The sequence below is a genomic window from Candidatus Omnitrophota bacterium.
TTTCAAAGTGCCCGATTTCGTTACGCTTGCTAAGTATGGCATTGGTTATTTCTCCTGTTGCCTCATCAGATAAGCTTGCGGCTTTAACACAACTTAGGACTAGTATTCTTAAAACATCTTCCCCAACAGTATTAATATTAATTTTATCTCCTGAACAAACAAAATAATCCTGCAGAATAGCGTAAGCCTTAAAACCTTCTTCCAGATAGGTTTCCTGATTTATATTTTTAAAATAGTATTGCAGAGGATAAACTAACTCCTCTATTACTGTTAAAGATGCTTTTTTAAACCCAGCGTATTTATCCGCTTTTAAATCTTCATCACTAGCCTGATTATCCTTCTTTCTTTGTATGCAGATATCCTCAACTAAGGCATCAGGATCAGTAATCCCGTCAATTTTCTCCGTAACGATTGATTTTATTATTTCCCTGTCAACGGTGTTTATATTGAAACGCCTTTCTTCATCTTCTATGTGCACGCTAAAAGAATACGGATCATCATCGCGTATTCTTATATTACTGAAAATATCCGAATTGGTCTTGGCATCTATCCCCGTAGACCAGGTTTCATCAAGGCCGTCGTAGTTTTTCGCATCGTAATCTTTTAACCACTTTACCGCCTTATTTACTCCTGCCTGCGCCATTAAGTATGCCTTCAGCCTTTGATAATAGGTCTGTGAAGCCTTTAGATTAAAATAAGCTCTTCTGCCTAAAGTCAAAGAAAAAACAACCAAGATAAAAAGTAGCCAAAGGCTGAAGATAAGTATAGAACCGGTATTTCTTTTATTTTTCATTAACATCGCAAAATAAAGGGATGACTTTTGTGAATGCTACAGTATCTGTATTTTTAGCTTTATCCAAGGAGATAAAAATCTTGACCCTTAGTGCCAAAGGTAACCTGGCTTTTTGTTGCAGGGAAATATCCTGGGGTGCTTCCACCGGCCAAACCTCTTGCCACACATAAGCCGAGCTTGCTTTAGGGTCGTCACTCTTCCTGGCATACTCAAAAGAAAGATCCTTAACCTGGCTTGAGAAACTACTTTGCGCATTTTCTTTAGTTAAGATCTGCCGGGTTAAAGCGTTATTATTAAAAGCATACTCTATTTGAGCAGCTTCCCGGTATAAGGTTGAATTCTTATAGGCGTTTGTTATTGTGTAAAAATCAAGCTTATTGCTTGAGCCGATAAAACCAGAATCCCCTGTTTTATAAATAAAAGCATTTCTTAAGTCTCTCTGTATCTGGCTAAAAACTAACCTTTGGGTATTGTATATTTCTGAAGAGTCTTCTATTTTCTGATAATTACGGATTGCTGAATAGAATAATGAATATAGGCCCACCGCTAAGATCGCAAAAATAGCACTTGCCAATAAAACTTCTACTAAGGTAAAAGCCTTTTTATTATTTAACATAAGAAAAGAAATCAAGGTTTAAACTATTAGTTGATTTTCTAGTTTGCCAGTTTACAGTTAAGAAAAGCTCATTTAAATCTAAGGCCTGCGGGTCTTTTTCTAAAACATACTGCCACTTAAAAACCCGGTTCTGCATATCTTCCTGGCCTTCTGCCGTAGTTACTGAAGGGTTGCGGGAAGCCTCCCAAAATTTTTCTTCAGCTAAGTAACAGGCAAGAAGTATATCCTGGGATTTACTGGTAGCCGCGATAATCACAGAAAATCCTTTGTAAATAAAAACTACCGCTACCGAGATTATCGCGATAGTAATCAATACTTCCAGAAGCGTAAAGGCTTTATTCTTCCTTGGAAATCTCACTTTTTAATCCTTTTATTTCAAGGTTAAGAGTCTCTCCTGCGGGATTCTTAAAAGAAATCTTTATTTCCGCGGCGCTTCCGTCAGGATAAAAATATGCCGCGCTTTCTTCATCGGGCTGGAAAGATACTTCAACAAATCGAGGGACTTTTTGCAGTCCAGAGAGCCGTCCGGCAATAGGATTGGATTCCTGGGTTTGGGGATCAATATAAAGCGGCACGAAATAGCGCTCTTGGGCGTTATATTCCAAACAATATACCTTTTGCTCCGAGCCGGATAAATCCCGCAAATACATGCTCAGATAATAAATATCCCTGACAAAACTTTCTAATTCAATTTTCTGCTGTATGTGTTTTATTTTCGGAAATGACAGGGCGATAAAAACGCCCAATACAACCGTGATTATGATTAATTCTATGAACGTGAAAGCCCTATCTTTAATTGTTGCAGATGTCATCTTCGGATTTATTTTCGTCGGGGCCTGGAGAGCAAAGCTTATAGTCTTTATTGTCATCGCTTAAAAGCTCATATTTGTAGGCCCTACCCCAGGGGTCTTTCAGGTCTCTGTCCTTTTTGATATAAGGGCCTTTCCATTGGGTGCTGGAGTCAGGATTTGTCAAAAGGTCATCCAACTTGCCGGGATAATGCCCCATATCTATTTCAAACATGTCCAAGGCAACCGGTATATTCGCCTGGACCGCGGACCTGGCCACAGTAATGCGCGCTTCTTCAGAGCGGCCCACAAGCCTGGGCATAACCATCGCGGCCAAAACCCCTATAATGATAACTACCAACATAAGCTCAATTAAAGTAAAGGCTGTTTTTTTCACTTTTTCCTCCTGGAATATGGCAATTACCGCACAATTAAATTAATCTGGAATATCGGCAACAACATGGAAATTACAATAAAACCTACGACCAGGCCCATAAAAAGAATTACCGCCGGCTCTACAAGTTTGCTTATTGTCTTTAAGAAAGAATCCACCTCTTTTTCATAGTCATCCGAAATACGCACCAACGCCTTTTCCAAGGTCCCGCTTTCTTCGCCCACGGTAATAACATTCATAATAAGAGGCGGAAATAATTTTGAATCCTTGATACTATTGGAAAGGCTTTTGCCTTCGCTTATATCGTCCTTAACCTTTAAGATCTCCGCTTTAATGATTTTATTATCCAATAGTGAAGCTGAGATATCAAGCGCCGGCACGATAGTGACTCCGCTTGAAATCAAAAGCGATAACGTGCGCATCATCCTGCTTATCTCGCTTTTAAGGATGATGTCGCCAAAAATAAAAACTTTAAGTTTTAATTTATCGCAATGCATCCTTCCTTCATCGCTTTGATAGTATCGATATAGCACAAATCCAACCAGGGCAATAAAACCTAAAGCCATCCACCAATATTGCCTGAGCATCTGGGATGAATCTATGAGGATTCTGGTGGGAACCGGCAAGGCTTGCCCCATATCATCAAACATCACCACTAACCTGGGGATAACAAATCCCATTAAAACGCCTATGGTCAATACCCCCACGCAAAACACAAACGCCGGGTAAATCAGGGCCCCTTTTATGGAACTTTTAAATTCTTCTTCTTTCTCCAGGAATGTCGCTAATCGGCTTAAAGTTTTATCCAATGTTCCGCCAACTTCCCCGGAATGCACCATGGAAACATATATGGCCGGGAATAATTCTTTATGCTTAGACAGGGCCTCGGAAAGCGGGATCCCGTCTTTTATTTTGCTTGCGATATCCCTTAAGACAATCTTAAAATGCTGGTTCGGGCTCTGATCGCCTATGATGCTTATCCCGTTAATAATGTTTACCCCGGAACCAACCAGGCTGGATAATTGCGTGGTAAATTGCACGATATCTTTTTTTGAAATACGGGACACCTTCAGGAAATTATCTTTAATGAAGAACGTTTCTTCGGGGATGATGCTTATAGGGTAGAGGCCTTTTTGGGCAAGCTTGTCTATCGCGTCTTGCTGGGATTGGGCGTCGACAATTCCGCTTGCGGCTTTCCCGGGGCCAGATTTGGCGCTATACTTATAACGTGGCATGTTATTCGTTTAACCCTTCTTGCTGGGTCACGCGGATAATTTCACTGTAAGTAGTGATCCCCATTAAAACCTTCTTTAGGCCGTCATCACGCAAGGTGCGCATGCCTTTTTCAACAGCTTTTTGTTTGATCTGCTGGCTGGAAGCTCGGTTAATGATCATTTCGCGGATAACCTCATCCACAACTAATATTTCATGAATACCGGTCCTGCCGCGATAACCGGTAAAACGGCACTGGTCACAGCCCTTTCCTTCATATACGGTAATATTATCTGCGTCGGGCATACTGCTTTTTATTTGTTTTATGATCTGCTCGCTTGTCTTGGCCTGAAATTTGCAATTAGGGCAAATAAGCCTGACCAATCTTTGCGCGATCAGGCATTCTAATGAAGAAGAAACCAAAAACGGCTCAATGCCCATATCCAAGAGGCGGGTTACTGCCCCGGCCGCGTCGTTAGTATGAAGCGTTGAAAAAACCAAATGCCCGGTTAACGCCGCGCGGATAGCAGTTTCGGCGGTTTCATAATCTCGGACTTCTCCCACCATCATAATGTCCGGGTCGTGCCTTAACATATGCCTTAGGCCCAAAGCAAAATCAAGGCCAATGCGGGAATTTACCTGGATCTGATTTATCCCTTTTAGCTGATATTCAATCGGATCTTCCATGGTAATGATTTTTACCGCTTGAGAATTGATCTTGGCCAATGAAGCATAAAGGGTAGTGGATTTGCCAGAACCGGTAGGCCCGTTCAAAAAGATAACCCCGTGCGGTTTTTTGATCATCTGCTCAATTATGCGCAAGTTATCCGGCAATAAGCCTATCTTCTCAAGTTCCAAGAAGAATTGAGAACTTAATATCCTAATGTGCACCGCTTCCCCAAAAGCTGTAGGGATCGTAGAAACTCTTAGGTCTAATTCCTGATTATCAATTTTGATCTTAATCCTTCCATCCTGCGGGATACGATGCTCGGCGATATTCATATGCCCCATGATCTTAATACGCGAAACAATGGCAGGATGAAAATACTTAATCGTCTCAGGGATGTTGATATTATACAAGATACCGTCTATTCTAAAGCGGGTGCGCAATTCATCCTGAAACGGCTCAAGATGGATATCGGTGGCGCGGTCTTTGATTGCTTCGGATAAGATCTGATTAACGAATTTTATAATAGAGGCGTCTTCGGCTAAGACTTCCAGGTCTTCGGTTTTATCCAAATGCCCGGGTATCTCATGGATGGGCTGATCCTTGGAGATCATTTTTTCTAATGTTTCCGCCCCTACCCCGTAATATTTACGGATAGCATCTTGAATTTCCGCTTCGCTTGCCAAAACACCTTTAACATCAAAGCCTAAGATAAGGTTTAAATCATCAACTGTGCGCACGTCTAAAGGATCGGTCATGGCTATGGTCATGACGTTATCCTTAAAATCCAGAGGGATTATTTTATAGTGGCTGGCGAATTTAGCGGATACCTTGCGGATTACCGAAGGGTCAATTTTTTTGTCTTTTAATTTTAAATACGGAATGTTTAACTGATGGGATAGAAGCTGGAAAACTTTTTCTTCTGTGGCAAAGCCCAGCTTAATTAAAGTGGCGCAAATAAATTCTCCGGTTTTTTCGCGCTCCTTAAGCCCCACCTGAAGCTGCTCGGAAGTGATTATTCCCTGCTCAATGAGAAGCTGCCCGATAAGAATACTATTTTTAGTAGACAAATCAACCTCCCTTAGTTACCAATATAATATATTTAAAGCCTCAAATTGTAAAGTTATATTCTTTTTTTAATTAAAACCAAATCTGCCCACCAAAGGCACAAACACGCAGGCGCAAGAAGGCCTACATTCGATTTTCAAGTTTTTTATAACCACATTGATTGTCTGTATT
It includes:
- a CDS encoding prepilin-type N-terminal cleavage/methylation domain-containing protein; this encodes MRFPRKNKAFTLLEVLITIAIISVAVVFIYKGFSVIIAATSKSQDILLACYLAEEKFWEASRNPSVTTAEGQEDMQNRVFKWQYVLEKDPQALDLNELFLTVNWQTRKSTNSLNLDFFSYVK
- the gspG gene encoding type II secretion system major pseudopilin GspG; amino-acid sequence: MKKTAFTLIELMLVVIIIGVLAAMVMPRLVGRSEEARITVARSAVQANIPVALDMFEIDMGHYPGKLDDLLTNPDSSTQWKGPYIKKDRDLKDPWGRAYKYELLSDDNKDYKLCSPGPDENKSEDDICNN
- the tadA gene encoding Flp pilus assembly complex ATPase component TadA, which produces MSTKNSILIGQLLIEQGIITSEQLQVGLKEREKTGEFICATLIKLGFATEEKVFQLLSHQLNIPYLKLKDKKIDPSVIRKVSAKFASHYKIIPLDFKDNVMTIAMTDPLDVRTVDDLNLILGFDVKGVLASEAEIQDAIRKYYGVGAETLEKMISKDQPIHEIPGHLDKTEDLEVLAEDASIIKFVNQILSEAIKDRATDIHLEPFQDELRTRFRIDGILYNINIPETIKYFHPAIVSRIKIMGHMNIAEHRIPQDGRIKIKIDNQELDLRVSTIPTAFGEAVHIRILSSQFFLELEKIGLLPDNLRIIEQMIKKPHGVIFLNGPTGSGKSTTLYASLAKINSQAVKIITMEDPIEYQLKGINQIQVNSRIGLDFALGLRHMLRHDPDIMMVGEVRDYETAETAIRAALTGHLVFSTLHTNDAAGAVTRLLDMGIEPFLVSSSLECLIAQRLVRLICPNCKFQAKTSEQIIKQIKSSMPDADNITVYEGKGCDQCRFTGYRGRTGIHEILVVDEVIREMIINRASSQQIKQKAVEKGMRTLRDDGLKKVLMGITTYSEIIRVTQQEGLNE
- a CDS encoding prepilin-type N-terminal cleavage/methylation domain-containing protein, translating into MLNNKKAFTLVEVLLASAIFAILAVGLYSLFYSAIRNYQKIEDSSEIYNTQRLVFSQIQRDLRNAFIYKTGDSGFIGSSNKLDFYTITNAYKNSTLYREAAQIEYAFNNNALTRQILTKENAQSSFSSQVKDLSFEYARKSDDPKASSAYVWQEVWPVEAPQDISLQQKARLPLALRVKIFISLDKAKNTDTVAFTKVIPLFCDVNEK
- a CDS encoding type II secretion system protein GspK, encoding MKNKRNTGSILIFSLWLLFILVVFSLTLGRRAYFNLKASQTYYQRLKAYLMAQAGVNKAVKWLKDYDAKNYDGLDETWSTGIDAKTNSDIFSNIRIRDDDPYSFSVHIEDEERRFNINTVDREIIKSIVTEKIDGITDPDALVEDICIQRKKDNQASDEDLKADKYAGFKKASLTVIEELVYPLQYYFKNINQETYLEEGFKAYAILQDYFVCSGDKININTVGEDVLRILVLSCVKAASLSDEATGEITNAILSKRNEIGHFENTKVLSPTFLSLDIKYQTVLAALGNKMSASSDYFKISSEAVLENKNLKRKINCIYYRNHDKIEESKIISWYEQ
- a CDS encoding type II secretion system F family protein; protein product: MPRYKYSAKSGPGKAASGIVDAQSQQDAIDKLAQKGLYPISIIPEETFFIKDNFLKVSRISKKDIVQFTTQLSSLVGSGVNIINGISIIGDQSPNQHFKIVLRDIASKIKDGIPLSEALSKHKELFPAIYVSMVHSGEVGGTLDKTLSRLATFLEKEEEFKSSIKGALIYPAFVFCVGVLTIGVLMGFVIPRLVVMFDDMGQALPVPTRILIDSSQMLRQYWWMALGFIALVGFVLYRYYQSDEGRMHCDKLKLKVFIFGDIILKSEISRMMRTLSLLISSGVTIVPALDISASLLDNKIIKAEILKVKDDISEGKSLSNSIKDSKLFPPLIMNVITVGEESGTLEKALVRISDDYEKEVDSFLKTISKLVEPAVILFMGLVVGFIVISMLLPIFQINLIVR